The Deltaproteobacteria bacterium genome includes a window with the following:
- a CDS encoding flagellar protein FlaG — protein sequence MPAANNPPQKEPSEKAPEESRHLNSEAAKQLLEDIQSQLQSMNISLSFSTYGKNGGNIAVTVTEKDTGKVIREIPAKEIQNLYTKLGELIGIIFNHTA from the coding sequence TTGCCTGCTGCAAATAACCCTCCCCAAAAGGAACCTTCTGAGAAGGCACCGGAAGAATCCAGACATTTGAACTCTGAAGCAGCAAAACAATTACTTGAGGATATCCAGAGTCAACTGCAATCCATGAATATCAGTTTATCCTTTTCAACATATGGGAAAAACGGAGGAAATATCGCTGTTACCGTCACAGAGAAAGATACAGGAAAGGTTATAAGAGAAATCCCGGCCAAGGAAATTCAAAATCTGTATACAAAGTTGGGTGAGCTGATCGGTATCATCTTTAATCACACTGCTTAA